A region from the Caldicellulosiruptor naganoensis genome encodes:
- a CDS encoding O-acetylhomoserine aminocarboxypropyltransferase/cysteine synthase family protein, with product MEERKYGFDTLQLHAGQFVDRETKSRAVPIYQTTSYIFDTPEEAADLFALKKAGNIYTRIGNPTTDVLEKRIAALDGGVGAVATSSGQAAITYAILNIAKSGDEVVAASTLYGGTYTLFAHTLRKLGITVKFVNPDYPEEFEKAITDKTKAIFVETLGNPNINIPDFEAIADIAHKNGIPFIVDNTFATPYLFRPIEHGADIVVYSMTKFLGGHGTSIAGIVVDSGKFEWNEKFPDLTKPDPSYHGLVYAKEFGNAAYIAKLRLTLLRDIGACISPFNSFLILLGVETLSLRMQKHVDNAMKLAKYLNEHPKVEWVNYPALEDNKYYDLYKKYLPKGPGAIFTFGPKGGYEAAKKIINNVKLFSHLANVGDAKSLIIHPASTTHQQLSEEEQRAAGVLPEMIRLSVGIEDIDDLIYDIESALNKI from the coding sequence ATGGAAGAAAGAAAATACGGTTTTGATACTCTTCAACTTCATGCAGGGCAGTTTGTTGATAGAGAGACAAAATCAAGAGCTGTTCCAATTTACCAGACAACCTCTTACATTTTCGATACACCTGAAGAGGCAGCAGACCTGTTTGCACTCAAAAAAGCGGGAAATATATATACACGAATAGGAAATCCGACCACTGATGTTTTGGAAAAAAGAATTGCTGCACTTGATGGTGGTGTTGGAGCTGTTGCTACCTCTTCAGGGCAAGCTGCTATCACTTATGCGATTTTGAACATCGCAAAAAGTGGGGATGAGGTTGTAGCTGCTTCGACTTTGTACGGCGGGACATATACACTATTTGCTCACACATTAAGAAAACTTGGCATCACAGTAAAATTTGTAAACCCTGACTATCCAGAAGAATTTGAAAAAGCAATAACAGATAAGACAAAAGCCATTTTTGTTGAAACTCTTGGCAACCCTAATATAAACATTCCGGATTTTGAAGCAATAGCAGATATTGCCCATAAAAATGGAATTCCTTTTATTGTAGACAACACATTTGCAACACCTTATTTGTTCAGACCAATTGAACATGGTGCAGACATTGTTGTATACTCAATGACAAAGTTTTTAGGTGGACATGGGACGTCAATTGCTGGTATTGTAGTTGACTCTGGAAAATTTGAATGGAATGAGAAATTTCCAGACTTAACTAAGCCAGATCCGAGTTATCACGGTCTTGTTTATGCAAAAGAATTTGGAAATGCTGCATACATCGCAAAGCTAAGACTTACGCTCTTGCGCGACATTGGTGCATGCATTTCGCCGTTTAATTCGTTCTTGATACTTCTTGGTGTTGAGACGCTATCTTTGAGGATGCAAAAGCATGTTGACAACGCAATGAAATTGGCAAAGTATTTAAATGAACACCCAAAAGTGGAGTGGGTAAACTACCCGGCCTTAGAGGACAACAAATACTATGACCTTTACAAAAAATACCTGCCAAAAGGGCCAGGTGCTATCTTTACATTTGGACCAAAAGGCGGATATGAAGCAGCAAAGAAAATAATTAATAATGTTAAGCTGTTCTCACACTTAGCAAATGTTGGAGATGCAAAATCGCTTATTATTCATCCTGCTTCAACCACTCATCAGCA
- the yhbY gene encoding ribosome assembly RNA-binding protein YhbY: MLSSKQRAKLRSMANALDAIVHIGKEGITDRVLRQIDEALCARELIKISIEKNCKIEPKEAIAIVCEKLNAEPVQVIGRKIVIYRRSEENPRIQI, from the coding sequence ATGCTTTCATCCAAACAAAGAGCAAAACTAAGGTCAATGGCAAATGCTTTAGATGCAATAGTTCACATTGGCAAAGAAGGAATTACTGACAGGGTATTAAGACAGATAGACGAAGCACTTTGTGCCAGAGAGCTTATCAAAATTTCAATTGAGAAGAATTGCAAAATAGAACCAAAAGAGGCGATAGCTATAGTTTGTGAAAAACTAAATGCTGAGCCTGTACAGGTAATTGGCAGAAAGATTGTTATTTACAGAAGGTCAGAAGAAAACCCGAGAATTCAGATTTAA
- the obgE gene encoding GTPase ObgE — MFVDVAKIYVKAGDGGDGIVAFRREKYVPAGGPAGGDGGKGGDVIFVADRELNTLLDFKYKRHYKAQNGERGGPNNMHGKDGEDLIIKVPVGTVIKDAETGEIIADLSREGDRAIVAHGGRGGRGNAHFATATRQTPRFAEVGEKGDELWVILELKVLADVGLIGYPNVGKSTFLSVATNARPEIANYPFTTKYPNLGIVYISEGESFVLADIPGLIEGASEGAGLGHQFLRHVERTKVLIHIVDVSGSEGREPVEDFIKINEELKKYSSDLAQKPQIVAANKMDLPDAQAYFELFKSEIEKMGYEVYPISAATGMGVKEVLKRAYELLKQQKAAENEQEDAKPRTFVYYKKKDVKPLTIRKENGIYIVEGTVVEKVARNIVLNDHDSFRYFQNFLNKLGVFDKLREMGIQDGDIVRILDVEFEYYE, encoded by the coding sequence ATGTTTGTAGATGTTGCTAAAATTTACGTAAAAGCAGGGGACGGCGGAGATGGTATAGTTGCGTTCAGGCGGGAGAAGTACGTTCCAGCAGGAGGTCCTGCAGGAGGAGATGGTGGAAAAGGCGGAGATGTAATATTTGTTGCAGACAGAGAACTCAACACCCTGCTTGATTTTAAATACAAAAGACATTACAAGGCTCAAAACGGTGAGCGTGGCGGACCTAACAATATGCACGGCAAAGACGGTGAGGATTTGATAATAAAGGTTCCTGTTGGAACTGTGATAAAAGATGCTGAAACTGGTGAGATAATTGCTGACCTGTCGAGAGAAGGCGACAGAGCAATTGTTGCACATGGTGGTAGAGGTGGCAGAGGAAATGCACATTTTGCAACAGCAACAAGACAAACACCAAGGTTTGCCGAGGTTGGGGAGAAAGGGGACGAGCTTTGGGTAATTTTGGAATTAAAAGTTTTAGCAGATGTTGGGCTCATCGGCTATCCCAATGTTGGAAAGTCAACCTTCTTGTCCGTTGCAACAAATGCAAGACCTGAGATAGCAAACTATCCATTTACAACAAAGTATCCAAACCTTGGAATTGTATATATTAGCGAGGGTGAAAGTTTTGTTCTTGCCGACATTCCGGGGCTTATTGAAGGTGCAAGCGAAGGAGCAGGTCTGGGGCATCAGTTTTTGCGACATGTTGAAAGAACAAAGGTCTTGATTCATATTGTTGATGTGTCGGGAAGCGAAGGAAGGGAGCCTGTTGAAGATTTTATAAAAATCAATGAGGAGCTTAAAAAATACAGTTCAGATCTTGCACAAAAGCCTCAAATTGTTGCTGCAAACAAGATGGACCTTCCTGATGCACAGGCGTATTTTGAACTTTTCAAAAGTGAGATTGAAAAGATGGGGTATGAAGTGTATCCCATCTCTGCTGCAACTGGCATGGGTGTAAAAGAGGTTTTAAAAAGAGCTTATGAACTTTTAAAGCAGCAAAAGGCAGCTGAAAATGAACAAGAGGATGCAAAGCCGCGGACGTTTGTGTACTATAAGAAAAAGGATGTAAAGCCGCTAACTATCAGAAAAGAAAATGGTATATATATTGTAGAAGGAACAGTTGTAGAAAAGGTTGCAAGAAACATAGTTTTAAATGACCATGACTCATTCAGGTATTTTCAAAATTTCTTAAACAAGCTTGGTGTCTTTGACAAGTTAAGAGAGATGGGAATCCAGGATGGCGACATTGTGAGGATACTTGATGTTGAGTTTGAATATTATGAATAA
- the rpmA gene encoding 50S ribosomal protein L27, which produces MKLVFDIQLFAHKKAGGSTRNGRDSESKRLGVKRSDGQFVLAGNILVRQRGTKFHPGKNVGRGGDDTLFALVNGYVKFETKRGRKFVSVIPAEEMVAVQ; this is translated from the coding sequence ATGAAATTGGTATTTGACATTCAGCTGTTTGCACACAAGAAAGCTGGCGGTTCAACAAGAAACGGAAGAGATAGCGAGTCGAAAAGACTTGGTGTTAAAAGGTCAGATGGCCAGTTTGTTTTAGCAGGCAATATCTTGGTAAGACAGAGAGGGACTAAATTCCACCCAGGCAAGAACGTTGGTCGTGGCGGAGATGATACATTGTTTGCCTTGGTAAACGGTTATGTAAAGTTTGAGACAAAACGTGGAAGAAAGTTTGTATCAGTTATTCCAGCCGAAGAGATGGTAGCTGTTCAATAA
- a CDS encoding ribosomal-processing cysteine protease Prp, which translates to MIIATFFKRKKIGYYYKVVVKGHSGFAPRGKDIVCSAVSSVILANVNGCIEILKAVHRIKQESGYLEFEIIDENENVLKESSLLLQTAYLALKEIESQYPKYVKVEVKEDEIGI; encoded by the coding sequence ATGATTATAGCAACCTTTTTTAAACGGAAAAAGATAGGATATTATTACAAAGTAGTTGTAAAAGGGCATAGTGGTTTTGCACCACGTGGGAAAGACATTGTATGTAGCGCAGTCTCAAGTGTAATTCTTGCAAATGTAAACGGGTGCATAGAAATATTAAAGGCAGTCCACAGAATAAAACAGGAAAGTGGATATTTAGAGTTTGAAATTATAGATGAAAATGAAAATGTTTTAAAGGAAAGTTCGCTGCTTTTGCAAACAGCGTATTTGGCTTTAAAAGAAATAGAATCTCAATATCCCAAATATGTTAAAGTGGAGGTGAAAGAAGATGAAATTGGTATTTGA
- the rplU gene encoding 50S ribosomal protein L21, whose product MYAIIETGGKQYKVQEGDVLKVEKLNADVDSVIKIDKVLAISSDDGFVVGKPYVDGAYVEAKVLEHAKDKKIIVFTYKSKTGYHRKLGHRQWYTKLQITKIVK is encoded by the coding sequence ATGTATGCAATAATAGAGACTGGCGGAAAGCAGTATAAAGTGCAAGAAGGCGATGTTTTAAAGGTTGAAAAGCTAAATGCAGATGTTGACAGTGTGATTAAGATTGACAAAGTGCTTGCTATTTCATCTGATGATGGGTTTGTGGTAGGCAAACCTTATGTTGATGGTGCTTATGTAGAAGCAAAGGTTTTAGAGCATGCTAAAGATAAGAAAATCATAGTATTTACCTATAAGTCAAAGACAGGGTATCACAGAAAACTTGGTCACCGTCAGTGGTATACAAAGCTTCAGATAACAAAGATTGTAAAATAG
- a CDS encoding epoxyqueuosine reductase QueH produces MKILMHTCCGPCSIYPLDKLTEEGHEVYGLFYNPNIHPYTEFKNRLDAAKKFYEIRGNKLIVLEEYPLEEFLRNCAFRENSRCVYCYSTRLEKTASVAKRSGFDAFTTSLLVSPYQKHDLIKKLGEDIAERYGIEFYYRDFREGFREGRQKARELGLYLQKYCGCIYSEKERFYKETKNNQ; encoded by the coding sequence ATGAAGATTTTAATGCATACATGCTGTGGGCCTTGCAGTATCTATCCTCTTGACAAGCTTACAGAGGAAGGACATGAAGTCTATGGGCTTTTTTACAATCCTAATATTCACCCATACACAGAGTTTAAGAATAGATTAGATGCTGCAAAGAAGTTTTATGAAATAAGAGGGAATAAGCTGATTGTATTGGAAGAGTATCCGCTTGAGGAATTTTTGCGAAACTGCGCATTTAGAGAAAATTCAAGATGTGTTTATTGCTACAGTACAAGACTTGAAAAGACTGCTTCAGTTGCAAAAAGAAGCGGATTTGACGCTTTTACAACCTCACTTTTAGTAAGTCCATACCAAAAACACGATTTAATAAAAAAACTTGGTGAGGATATTGCAGAGCGTTATGGAATAGAGTTTTATTACAGAGACTTCAGAGAAGGCTTTAGAGAAGGAAGACAAAAAGCAAGAGAACTTGGACTATATCTTCAGAAATATTGCGGTTGTATCTATAGCGAAAAAGAGAGGTTTTACAAAGAAACAAAAAATAATCAATAA
- the ruvB gene encoding Holliday junction branch migration DNA helicase RuvB, with translation MERLLDAKLSIEDLNEESLRPRTLDEYIGQQKVKEKIRIFIEAAKKRKEPLDHVLLYGPPGLGKTTLANVIAHEMGVDIKVTSGPAIEKAGDLVAILTNIGENNILFIDEIHRLNRTIEEVLYPAMEDLKVDIVIGKGPSAKTIRLSIPPFTLIGATTRAGLLSSPLRNRFGIIERLDYYTIEELSQIIKRSASILKCDIDDRACIEIAKRSRGTPRVANRLLKRIRDFAMVKYDGIITYEVAVEGLEMFEVDELGLDIVDRNILEAIIYKFGGGPVGLSTIAAAIGEDEGTIEDIYEPYLIQEGFLVKTARGRVATQKAITHIAKSKFGGDKR, from the coding sequence ATGGAAAGATTATTGGATGCAAAACTTAGCATAGAGGATTTAAATGAAGAATCACTAAGACCAAGGACATTGGATGAGTATATTGGGCAGCAAAAGGTAAAAGAGAAGATAAGAATTTTCATTGAAGCTGCAAAAAAAAGGAAAGAGCCGCTTGACCATGTACTTTTGTATGGACCACCAGGGCTTGGCAAGACAACCTTAGCAAATGTTATAGCACATGAGATGGGAGTTGATATTAAAGTAACCTCCGGACCTGCAATTGAAAAAGCAGGTGATTTGGTTGCCATACTTACCAATATCGGAGAAAACAATATTTTATTCATAGACGAGATTCACAGACTAAATAGAACCATTGAAGAGGTCTTATATCCTGCAATGGAAGACCTGAAAGTGGATATAGTAATTGGCAAAGGTCCATCTGCCAAAACAATTAGACTTTCAATACCGCCGTTTACCTTGATTGGTGCAACAACAAGAGCAGGGCTTTTATCATCACCTTTGAGAAACAGGTTTGGTATAATTGAAAGGCTTGATTATTATACAATAGAGGAGCTAAGTCAAATAATAAAACGATCTGCTTCTATTTTGAAATGTGATATAGACGATAGAGCTTGTATTGAGATAGCAAAGCGTTCAAGAGGAACACCAAGAGTTGCAAACAGGCTACTCAAAAGGATTAGAGATTTTGCAATGGTAAAGTACGATGGAATTATCACGTATGAAGTTGCAGTTGAAGGGCTTGAGATGTTTGAAGTTGATGAACTTGGGCTTGACATTGTTGACAGGAACATCTTAGAAGCTATAATATACAAATTTGGCGGTGGACCTGTAGGACTTTCAACAATTGCGGCCGCAATTGGTGAAGATGAAGGTACAATTGAAGATATTTACGAGCCATATCTAATTCAAGAGGGATTTTTGGTAAAAACTGCACGTGGGAGAGTTGCAACCCAAAAAGCAATAACTCATATCGCAAAGTCGAAGTTTGGCGGTGACAAGAGATGA
- the ruvA gene encoding Holliday junction branch migration protein RuvA has product MIDSIVGVIEEIQNNFILLNYKNVILKIFCNTSQFFGLIGQEKRIYVHIKFNESLSELECYGFLTKEERELFLKLQRVSGIGAKLALQIISTIPYEELIIEIAKGNSSRLEKVKGIGKKTASRIILELKETLKKEFKIESSQAIKKEDSKLEEISLALLSLGYEMDEINEVLSSEDFSSLSIEDGIKEALRRLSRL; this is encoded by the coding sequence ATGATAGATTCGATTGTTGGAGTTATTGAAGAGATTCAGAACAATTTTATACTATTGAATTACAAAAACGTTATTTTAAAGATTTTTTGCAATACATCACAATTTTTTGGCTTAATTGGCCAAGAAAAGAGAATTTACGTACATATAAAATTCAACGAAAGTTTATCTGAGCTTGAGTGCTATGGATTTTTAACAAAAGAGGAAAGAGAGCTTTTTTTAAAGCTCCAAAGAGTCAGCGGCATTGGTGCAAAGCTTGCATTGCAGATAATCTCAACAATACCATATGAAGAACTTATCATAGAGATTGCAAAGGGCAATAGCTCAAGACTTGAAAAGGTAAAAGGTATTGGCAAGAAGACTGCAAGTAGGATAATTTTAGAGCTCAAAGAGACACTGAAAAAGGAGTTTAAAATAGAAAGCAGCCAAGCAATCAAAAAAGAAGATTCAAAACTTGAAGAGATTTCGCTTGCTCTTTTGTCGTTAGGATATGAAATGGATGAGATAAATGAGGTTTTATCGTCAGAGGATTTTTCAAGCCTTTCTATTGAAGATGGAATAAAAGAGGCGTTAAGACGTCTCTCAAGACTTTAA
- the ruvC gene encoding crossover junction endodeoxyribonuclease RuvC → MRILGIDPGIALTGYGLVEFKGNSLFRVIDFGKIETSSEMRKSLRLFHLHNELTSIITLYQPDVVAIEELFFNKNSKTAISVGEARGVIILTCVQNSLNVYEYTPLQVKQAITGYGKADKTQIQKMVKMLLNLPDIPKPDDVADALAVAICHALWSCSYVTQEERI, encoded by the coding sequence TTGAGAATTTTAGGAATAGACCCAGGAATTGCACTAACTGGATATGGATTAGTTGAATTTAAGGGAAATTCATTATTCAGAGTAATTGATTTTGGCAAGATTGAAACATCAAGTGAGATGAGAAAGTCACTGCGGCTTTTTCACCTGCACAATGAGCTTACTTCAATTATTACACTTTACCAGCCAGATGTGGTTGCAATTGAAGAGCTTTTTTTTAATAAAAATTCTAAAACTGCAATTTCGGTAGGAGAGGCAAGAGGTGTAATTATTCTAACATGTGTTCAAAATAGTCTGAATGTTTATGAATACACACCTCTTCAAGTAAAGCAAGCAATAACAGGATATGGCAAAGCAGACAAGACCCAGATTCAAAAAATGGTAAAGATGTTACTTAATTTACCTGATATTCCAAAACCTGACGATGTTGCAGATGCGTTAGCTGTTGCTATTTGTCATGCTCTTTGGAGCTGTTCTTATGTAACTCAGGAGGAAAGGATATGA
- a CDS encoding GNAT family N-acetyltransferase, producing the protein MEFVVRRATYDDIKAIKEITKEAFTKYCELAGIDPAKNAAVNETEEDIKRDIDTKEVYVAFMDGIIVGTIRVEIFPDKTAYISRFGVRLNYQNNGVGKALMKVVDERLKELGVKKVYLHTASKVRDLVRFYYARGFYIVSTSNENGYIRALLCKEYDEEN; encoded by the coding sequence ATGGAGTTTGTAGTACGAAGGGCAACTTATGATGATATAAAAGCAATAAAGGAAATAACAAAAGAAGCATTCACAAAGTATTGCGAGCTTGCAGGAATTGACCCTGCTAAAAACGCAGCTGTGAACGAAACTGAAGAGGATATAAAAAGGGATATAGACACAAAAGAGGTCTATGTTGCTTTTATGGATGGAATAATTGTTGGCACAATCAGAGTTGAAATCTTTCCTGACAAAACAGCATATATTAGCCGTTTCGGTGTAAGGCTCAATTATCAAAACAACGGTGTTGGCAAGGCACTTATGAAGGTTGTTGATGAGAGACTCAAAGAGCTTGGTGTCAAAAAGGTTTACCTTCACACTGCATCTAAGGTGAGAGATTTGGTTCGATTTTACTACGCAAGAGGATTTTATATTGTGTCAACATCAAATGAAAATGGGTACATCAGAGCACTTTTGTGTAAAGAGTATGATGAAGAAAATTAA
- a CDS encoding transposase family protein, whose protein sequence is MLNHNYITELLKSKNIILHQVVESENEVELHISQAQKPHKRPKCGSITSKIHDYRVQRVKDIPIMGKRTYLVLRKRRYVCKECGKKFFEHINFLGKRQRMTNRLAAYIISQLK, encoded by the coding sequence GTGCTCAATCATAATTATATCACAGAACTTTTGAAATCAAAAAATATCATTCTCCACCAAGTAGTAGAAAGCGAAAATGAAGTAGAACTCCATATAAGTCAGGCGCAAAAACCTCACAAGCGTCCTAAATGTGGCAGTATCACAAGCAAGATACATGATTATCGTGTCCAAAGAGTAAAGGACATACCAATAATGGGTAAGAGAACATATTTAGTTTTAAGGAAGCGAAGATATGTTTGCAAAGAATGTGGAAAGAAATTTTTTGAACACATAAATTTTTTGGGCAAGCGTCAAAGAATGACAAATAGATTAGCAGCATACATTATAAGTCAGCTTAAGTAG
- a CDS encoding ISL3 family transposase, with translation MRLFDNVNPTRKIEDFSSEAICIDEFKGNAGGAKYQCIIVDPVKKQIVEILRDRRQDVLIEYFKRLKDRDRVKYFVCDMWRQFVETAKIYFKNAKIVIDKFHFTRYVYWALENVRKRVQKELEDNLRKYFKRSKKLLLKSYEELTAEQREELEVMFWYSRDLRKAHRLKEEFRKVLESSNSAEAKVELKKWIEAAERSGLCEFCRCIKVFRNWFSEIVNSFDVPYTNSVTEGFNNKIKVLKRDAYGYRNFERFRKRTLYSCGS, from the coding sequence ATGAGGTTATTTGACAATGTAAATCCTACCAGGAAGATAGAGGATTTTTCTTCTGAGGCGATATGCATAGATGAATTCAAAGGAAATGCAGGTGGAGCTAAATATCAGTGTATAATTGTAGACCCTGTGAAAAAACAGATAGTAGAAATTTTAAGAGACAGAAGACAAGATGTTTTGATTGAATATTTTAAGAGATTGAAGGATAGGGATAGAGTAAAGTATTTTGTATGTGATATGTGGAGACAATTTGTGGAGACAGCAAAAATATATTTTAAAAACGCGAAAATAGTAATAGACAAATTTCATTTTACAAGATATGTTTATTGGGCATTAGAAAATGTAAGGAAAAGAGTACAAAAGGAATTAGAAGATAATTTAAGGAAGTATTTTAAGAGGAGCAAGAAATTATTGTTAAAGTCTTATGAAGAACTTACAGCAGAGCAAAGAGAAGAGTTAGAAGTGATGTTTTGGTACAGTAGAGATTTAAGGAAAGCGCATAGACTGAAGGAAGAATTCAGGAAAGTTTTAGAAAGCAGTAATTCAGCAGAAGCAAAAGTTGAATTAAAAAAGTGGATAGAGGCGGCAGAGAGAAGTGGTCTTTGTGAATTTTGCAGATGCATAAAGGTTTTTAGGAACTGGTTTTCAGAGATAGTAAATTCTTTTGATGTTCCATATACAAATAGTGTAACAGAAGGTTTTAACAATAAGATAAAAGTTTTAAAGAGAGATGCATATGGGTATAGAAATTTTGAGAGATTTAGAAAGAGGACATTATATAGTTGTGGTAGTTAG
- a CDS encoding DUF2225 domain-containing protein: MDIYEKQLTCPVCGATIKAPFVKSSAIYVDGRDTDLCVYYKGVNPLLYDVIVCGECGYAALSKNFRKLTKWDIELLKEKVASKWVKREIPFERTVDDAITLYKLALITATSKRKINKYEVAGILLRISWLYRLNQDKEKELEFQKLALQTYKDAFEHEEGSGDEIDLATVMYLIGELSRRVGEIEEAKKWFSRLISSKEARNNPHILELARDQIQIIKGME; encoded by the coding sequence ATGGATATCTACGAAAAACAACTGACATGTCCTGTCTGCGGGGCTACAATTAAAGCACCATTTGTTAAAAGTTCAGCAATTTATGTAGATGGCAGAGACACAGACCTGTGCGTATACTACAAAGGTGTAAATCCACTATTATACGATGTAATTGTCTGCGGGGAATGTGGTTATGCAGCGCTTAGCAAAAATTTTAGGAAACTTACAAAGTGGGATATAGAGTTATTGAAAGAAAAGGTTGCTTCAAAATGGGTAAAAAGAGAGATTCCATTTGAAAGAACAGTAGATGATGCTATTACGTTATATAAGCTTGCTTTGATTACAGCAACATCTAAGAGAAAAATCAACAAATATGAGGTGGCAGGAATTTTACTGAGAATTTCGTGGCTCTACAGACTAAACCAAGATAAAGAAAAAGAGCTTGAGTTTCAAAAACTTGCTCTTCAAACATACAAGGATGCATTTGAACATGAAGAAGGCTCAGGAGACGAAATAGATCTGGCAACAGTCATGTATTTAATTGGTGAACTTTCGAGACGAGTAGGTGAAATTGAAGAGGCGAAAAAATGGTTTTCAAGGCTTATATCAAGCAAAGAAGCTCGAAACAATCCTCACATTCTTGAACTTGCAAGGGATCAAATCCAGATTATTAAAGGTATGGAATAA